In one Heteronotia binoei isolate CCM8104 ecotype False Entrance Well chromosome 1, APGP_CSIRO_Hbin_v1, whole genome shotgun sequence genomic region, the following are encoded:
- the ATRAID gene encoding all-trans retinoic acid-induced differentiation factor, with the protein MAVPSWLLVCLLRGAIAAASEPNPPHICSGCCAGSVRNSSAVAAFCGAREGAELLGRCCLEKEAVVGLDLGNCSLHQLCPSFQEASTAIVIDLTINSLEPPPEDAFRGFTQLQTLALPAELDCPGGSNVWDNVTTQGSSRICHSQRNPCNGSGGFGWLCPEDSFCTPDGPGLHLCLCEGPYHGYKCLRQGTFPYLMFYGTLGAVTTGLSILLWVTQRRKVKAL; encoded by the exons ATGGCTGTGCCCAGCTGGCTGCTCGTGTGTTTGCTGAGGGGCGCCATCGCCGCGGCCTCTGAGCCGAATCCCCCGCACATCTGCAGCGGCTGCTGCGCAGGCTCGGTGCGGAACAGCTCGGCGGTGGCTGCCTTCTGTGGCGCTCGGGAGGGCGCCGAACTCCTGGGCCGCTGCTGCCTGGAGAAGGAAGCCGTCGTCGG GCTGGATCTGGGGAACTGCTCGCTGCATCAGCTGTGTCCCAGCTTTCAGGAGGCCAGCACGGCCATTGTCAT TGATCTGACCATCAACTCATTGGAGCCTCCCCCAGAAGATGCCTTCCGGGGATTCACCCAGCTCCAAACTCT AGCTTTGCCAGCAGAATTGGATTGTCCTGGAGGCAGCAACGTGTGGGATAACGTCACCACCCAAGGAAGCAGCCGGATCTGCCACAGCCAGAGGAACCCCTGCAACGGCTCTGGGGGATTTG GTTGGCTGTGCCCGGAGGACTCATTTTGTACTCCTGACGGACCTGGCCTGCATCTGTGCCTTTGTGAAGGCCCATACCATGGCTACAAATGCTTGCGCCAG GGTACCTTTCCATACCTGATGTTCTATGGGACTTTGGGAGCTGTCACCACTGGCCTCTCCATTCTGCTCTGGGTCACCCAGCGGCGCAAAGTCAAAGCCTTGTAA